One Qipengyuania aurantiaca genomic region harbors:
- a CDS encoding CoA pyrophosphatase, whose amino-acid sequence MSALFDRLTQLFEQGHAREVEGLLSDARFADLDRTADAAVLIAVTESENPTVLLTQRPRTMRDHPGQVAFPGGKIDAGEDAVEAALREAWEELGITREAVRVIGTTDRYQTGTGFDITPVLATVPADLPIRPDPREVESWFEAPLEHLLDRKRWSENEVFWKGAMRRYYEMDHEGYRIWGVTAAICINLSRRLAWVTR is encoded by the coding sequence ATGAGCGCGCTCTTCGACCGCCTGACGCAGCTGTTCGAGCAGGGGCATGCGCGAGAGGTGGAAGGCCTCCTTTCCGACGCGCGCTTTGCCGATCTCGACCGCACCGCCGATGCCGCCGTGCTCATCGCGGTGACCGAGAGCGAAAACCCGACCGTCCTCCTGACCCAGCGCCCGCGTACCATGCGCGATCACCCGGGACAGGTCGCCTTTCCGGGCGGAAAGATCGATGCGGGCGAGGATGCGGTGGAGGCGGCCCTGCGCGAGGCCTGGGAGGAACTCGGCATCACCCGCGAGGCGGTCCGCGTCATCGGGACGACCGACCGCTACCAGACCGGCACCGGCTTCGACATCACCCCGGTCCTCGCCACCGTGCCCGCCGATCTTCCCATCCGCCCCGACCCGCGCGAGGTCGAAAGCTGGTTCGAGGCGCCGCTCGAACACCTCCTCGACCGCAAGCGGTGGAGCGAGAACGAGGTCTTCTGGAAGGGCGCCATGCGCCGCTATTACGAGATGGACCACGAAGGCTACCGCATCTGGGGCGTGACCGCCGCGATCTGCATCAATCTTTCGCGCCGTCTGGCGTGGGTGACCCGATGA
- a CDS encoding PQQ-dependent sugar dehydrogenase: protein MKRVTVLAAILSPLLMASSCGGSSSTGGGEAVSTPTPTSPPDTGFSGFAITEHGSFNEPWAAAFIPGTDVLVLTEKSGTIRGVQTGNFDKAIFFSGVPEVDYGGQGGLGDIAFLPSEASSTIDRRTIYLSWVEAGDGDTRGAVVGRGQMVCEDHQDCAIQGLEVIWRQSPKVSGRGHYSHRILFSPDERYMYIASGERQKKEPAQDLSNTLGTVVRLNLDGTPAAGNPFGDEIWSYGHRNILGMDFDAQGRLWEVEHGPKGGDELNLVQRGANYGWPVRSNGINYNDTNIPDHTPDDGFTKPVISWTPVIAPGNMTILDGDLFAAWKGDALISGLKTKALIRVSFDGDTAREVERYDMGERIRSVIEGPDGALWVLEDGEGGRLLQLRPQ from the coding sequence ATGAAGCGCGTTACCGTCCTTGCCGCCATCCTATCGCCGCTGCTCATGGCTTCAAGCTGCGGCGGCTCGTCATCCACCGGTGGGGGCGAGGCAGTCTCCACGCCGACGCCGACCTCGCCGCCCGACACGGGCTTCAGCGGTTTTGCGATCACCGAGCACGGCAGTTTCAACGAGCCCTGGGCCGCGGCCTTCATTCCCGGCACCGATGTGCTGGTCCTGACCGAGAAAAGCGGCACGATCCGCGGCGTCCAGACCGGCAATTTCGACAAGGCGATCTTCTTCTCTGGCGTGCCGGAGGTAGACTACGGCGGACAGGGCGGGCTTGGCGACATCGCCTTCCTGCCGAGCGAGGCTTCCTCCACGATCGACCGGCGCACGATCTATCTCAGCTGGGTCGAGGCCGGTGATGGCGATACGCGCGGCGCGGTGGTCGGGCGCGGCCAGATGGTGTGCGAGGATCATCAGGATTGCGCGATCCAGGGCCTCGAAGTGATCTGGCGCCAGAGCCCCAAGGTCTCGGGCCGCGGCCATTATTCGCACCGCATCCTCTTCAGCCCGGACGAGCGTTACATGTACATCGCCAGCGGCGAGCGGCAGAAGAAGGAGCCCGCACAGGATCTCTCGAACACGCTCGGCACTGTCGTCCGACTGAACCTCGACGGCACGCCGGCCGCGGGCAATCCCTTCGGCGACGAGATCTGGTCCTATGGTCACCGCAATATCCTGGGCATGGATTTCGATGCGCAGGGACGGCTGTGGGAAGTCGAGCATGGCCCCAAGGGCGGGGACGAGCTGAACCTCGTCCAGCGCGGGGCGAATTACGGCTGGCCGGTGCGCTCGAACGGGATCAATTACAACGACACGAACATTCCCGACCACACGCCCGATGACGGCTTTACCAAGCCCGTCATCAGCTGGACCCCGGTCATCGCGCCCGGCAACATGACCATCCTCGACGGCGACCTTTTCGCGGCGTGGAAAGGCGATGCGCTGATCTCCGGCCTCAAGACCAAGGCCCTCATTCGCGTCAGCTTCGATGGCGACACGGCGCGCGAGGTCGAACGCTACGACATGGGCGAGCGCATCCGTTCGGTCATCGAAGGTCCCGATGGCGCCTTGTGGGTGCTCGAAGACGGAGAAGGCGGACGCCTGCTCCAGCTTCGCCCGCAATAA
- the folP gene encoding dihydropteroate synthase, with translation MTDSIYIRPLGFVPGPQAEHGNAIRLAGGMVYASRFAVILRRDGAVAERWLAAPDTMAEVLGHLPDTVAADAESQWANLTLAHPALELGARTVQLDQPQVMGILNVTPDSFSDGGKHDDVETAREHAAAMVEAGASIIDIGGESTRPGARPVWEGDEIERVVPVIEVCAAMGAAVSVDTRKAAVMEAALDAGAALVNDVSGLTHDPRSAEVVAARGCPVVLMHSPGRGEDLHEGGDYDNVVFDVFDELRNRRDEALEAGIDASRILLDPGIGFGKSLAENLLLINALPLFHALGHPLLLGASRKRMIGALGKEEDADNRLGGSLALALKGMDAGVQLARVHDVPETVQARNVWRGLRDAALTDFSDLPG, from the coding sequence ATGACTGACAGCATCTACATTCGCCCCCTGGGCTTCGTTCCCGGTCCGCAGGCCGAGCATGGCAACGCTATCCGGCTGGCGGGAGGGATGGTCTATGCGAGCCGCTTTGCCGTCATCCTGCGCCGCGATGGTGCGGTTGCGGAGCGGTGGCTGGCGGCGCCCGATACCATGGCCGAGGTGCTGGGGCATCTGCCCGACACTGTCGCTGCCGACGCGGAAAGCCAGTGGGCGAACCTCACCCTCGCGCATCCGGCGCTGGAGCTGGGCGCGCGCACGGTGCAACTCGACCAGCCGCAGGTGATGGGCATTCTCAACGTCACGCCCGACAGCTTCAGCGACGGCGGCAAGCATGACGACGTCGAAACCGCGCGCGAGCACGCTGCGGCGATGGTCGAGGCGGGCGCGAGCATCATCGACATCGGCGGCGAGAGCACGCGGCCGGGCGCTAGGCCCGTCTGGGAAGGCGACGAGATCGAGCGGGTCGTCCCCGTGATCGAAGTCTGCGCGGCGATGGGCGCGGCGGTCAGCGTCGACACGCGCAAGGCGGCAGTGATGGAAGCCGCGCTCGACGCGGGCGCGGCCCTCGTCAACGACGTCTCCGGGCTCACCCACGATCCGCGCAGCGCCGAAGTGGTCGCTGCGCGCGGTTGCCCCGTGGTGCTGATGCACTCGCCGGGGCGGGGCGAGGACCTCCACGAGGGCGGCGACTACGACAACGTCGTGTTCGATGTCTTCGACGAGCTCCGCAATCGCCGCGATGAGGCGCTGGAAGCCGGAATTGACGCCAGCCGCATCCTGCTCGACCCCGGCATCGGTTTCGGCAAGAGCCTCGCCGAGAACCTGCTGCTCATCAACGCCCTGCCGCTGTTCCACGCGCTCGGCCACCCGCTCCTGCTGGGCGCGAGCCGCAAGCGGATGATCGGGGCGCTGGGCAAGGAAGAGGATGCCGACAACCGCCTCGGCGGCAGCCTCGCTCTGGCGCTCAAGGGCATGGACGCCGGCGTCCAGCTCGCCCGCGTCCACGACGTCCCCGAAACCGTCCAGGCGCGCAATGTCTGGCGCGGCCTGCGCGACGCGGCGCTGACCGATTTTTCGGATCTGCCGGGCTAA
- a CDS encoding GNAT family N-acetyltransferase: protein MATLVPLSAIDALLVEQLLDAAFGEQRHARTAYRIREGLDPLPALSFAALDEQEYLVGSIQLWPVALTDPKGRPHPLIMVGPVAVMPGRQGEGFGKALMAASLGAIDAAFDDGAPPFPQVLIGDPDYYGQWGFTADHIGGWHCPGPFERERLLLRTGNPSILPSEGMLGPWTDETSETAR, encoded by the coding sequence ATGGCGACACTCGTCCCCCTCTCCGCGATCGACGCCTTGTTGGTCGAGCAATTGCTCGACGCCGCTTTCGGCGAGCAGCGCCACGCGCGCACCGCCTATCGCATCCGCGAAGGGCTCGATCCCCTGCCCGCGCTCAGCTTCGCCGCGCTGGACGAGCAAGAATACCTTGTCGGCTCGATCCAGCTTTGGCCGGTCGCGCTGACCGATCCCAAGGGCCGCCCTCATCCGCTGATCATGGTCGGACCGGTTGCGGTCATGCCCGGACGGCAGGGCGAAGGCTTCGGCAAGGCGCTGATGGCCGCGAGCCTCGGCGCGATCGATGCCGCTTTCGACGACGGCGCGCCGCCCTTCCCGCAGGTGCTGATCGGCGATCCCGACTATTACGGGCAATGGGGCTTTACCGCGGACCACATCGGCGGCTGGCACTGCCCCGGCCCCTTCGAGCGCGAGCGCCTGCTGCTGAGGACCGGCAATCCCTCGATCCTGCCTTCCGAGGGTATGCTCGGCCCCTGGACCGACGAGACGAGCGAAACGGCGCGCTGA
- a CDS encoding site-specific DNA-methyltransferase, whose amino-acid sequence MAVLETTKTRAKAPAKRAPKQLSVELPLGQILDGDCVEAMRQIPSASIDLVFADPPYNLQLGGDLNRPDGSHVDAVTDDWDKFDTFKAYDDFTRDWLIEAKRILKPDGALWVIGSYHNIYRVGAILQDLGFWILNDIVWRKSNPMPNFRGTRFTNAHETLLWCSQGEKAKYHFNYRAMKTLNDELQMRSDWVLPICNGAERLKEGGHKVHPTQKPESLLYRVLLSTTEKGDVVLDPFFGTGTTGAVAKRLGREWIGCEREGVYRDAALKRIEKELPLDESALTTMQAGRSAPKVAFGALVENGYIAPGTRLFDKKRRWTATVRADGSLAYEKQTGSIHGLGKELQGAPSCNGWTFWHYENGGEVKPIDAARQLYLLAVED is encoded by the coding sequence ATGGCGGTCCTGGAGACCACGAAAACGCGCGCCAAGGCGCCGGCGAAACGCGCACCGAAGCAGCTTTCGGTGGAACTGCCACTGGGTCAGATCCTCGATGGCGACTGCGTGGAAGCCATGCGGCAAATCCCTTCGGCCAGCATCGATCTGGTCTTCGCCGACCCGCCCTACAATCTCCAGCTTGGCGGCGATCTCAACCGGCCCGACGGCAGCCATGTCGATGCGGTGACCGACGATTGGGACAAGTTCGACACCTTCAAGGCCTATGACGATTTTACGCGCGACTGGCTGATCGAGGCCAAGCGCATCCTCAAGCCCGACGGCGCGCTGTGGGTGATCGGCAGCTATCACAACATCTACCGCGTCGGCGCGATCCTGCAGGATCTGGGCTTCTGGATCCTCAACGACATCGTGTGGCGCAAGTCCAACCCCATGCCGAATTTCCGCGGCACCCGCTTCACCAACGCGCATGAAACGCTGCTGTGGTGCAGCCAGGGGGAGAAAGCGAAGTACCACTTCAACTACCGTGCGATGAAGACGCTCAATGACGAGCTCCAGATGCGCAGCGACTGGGTCCTGCCGATCTGCAACGGCGCGGAGCGGCTGAAAGAGGGCGGCCACAAGGTCCACCCGACGCAGAAGCCCGAAAGTCTGCTCTACCGCGTGCTGCTCTCCACCACGGAGAAGGGCGACGTCGTGCTCGACCCCTTCTTCGGCACCGGCACCACCGGCGCGGTCGCCAAGCGCCTGGGCCGCGAGTGGATCGGCTGCGAGCGCGAGGGCGTCTATCGCGACGCAGCGCTGAAGCGGATTGAGAAGGAACTCCCGCTCGACGAAAGCGCGCTCACCACCATGCAGGCGGGCCGCAGCGCCCCCAAGGTGGCGTTCGGCGCGCTGGTCGAGAACGGCTACATCGCGCCCGGCACCAGGCTGTTCGACAAGAAACGCCGCTGGACCGCCACGGTGCGCGCCGACGGTTCGCTGGCGTACGAGAAACAAACCGGCTCGATCCACGGCCTCGGCAAGGAACTGCAAGGCGCGCCCAGCTGCAACGGCTGGACCTTCTGGCACTACGAGAACGGCGGCGAAGTGAAACCGATCGACGCCGCGCGGCAGCTGTACCTGCTGGCGGTGGAGGATTAG
- a CDS encoding ribonuclease HII — protein sequence MFSSTPADGLRDAPLIVGVDEAGRGPLAGPVVAAAVVLCKPCPGGLDDSKKLSAAKRSKLEPQIQRRCAWGLAVVEPEEIDRLNIFGATMLAMTLATQRCVEALGAEPVEVLIDGNMTPHGRREEWRWPARAIVGGDGKEACISAASILAKEYRDRIMVEAARSHPHYGWESNKGYGSKTHMEALRIHGPTPLHRRSFAPVSQMALL from the coding sequence ATGTTCTCTTCAACTCCCGCAGATGGCCTTCGCGATGCCCCCCTGATCGTGGGGGTGGACGAGGCCGGGCGTGGCCCGCTCGCCGGCCCGGTGGTCGCCGCCGCCGTGGTCTTGTGCAAGCCATGCCCGGGCGGCCTCGACGATTCCAAAAAACTTTCCGCCGCCAAGCGTTCCAAGCTCGAACCGCAAATCCAGCGTCGCTGCGCCTGGGGGCTGGCGGTGGTGGAGCCCGAAGAGATCGACCGGCTCAACATCTTCGGCGCGACCATGCTGGCGATGACGCTGGCGACACAGCGCTGCGTCGAGGCTTTGGGCGCCGAGCCGGTCGAGGTGCTGATCGACGGCAACATGACCCCGCACGGCAGGCGCGAGGAATGGCGCTGGCCCGCACGCGCCATCGTCGGCGGGGACGGTAAGGAAGCGTGCATCTCCGCCGCCTCCATCCTCGCCAAGGAATACCGCGACCGGATCATGGTGGAAGCGGCAAGGTCGCACCCGCATTACGGCTGGGAAAGCAACAAGGGCTACGGCTCCAAGACCCACATGGAGGCGCTTCGCATCCATGGCCCGACCCCCTTGCACCGCCGCAGCTTCGCGCCCGTCAGCCAGATGGCGCTGCTCTAG
- a CDS encoding sensor histidine kinase translates to MTDLRPFEELSADHLRLILNTAHIGIWELDLESGHASRNHHHDRIFGYHEGLAEWTYDKFIEHVVPEQREEVDRLQKDAIASGVEWAFDCAIITADGERKWISAAGRPLAGPGGDPAKLIGHVIDISETKEREARLSLLTEELNHRVRNMLSVIKSIVRLSARKANTVNDFATALEGRVASLARSHSLMVADASAKLCPSEILQEELAAIPGIEDRVDVQIINEEAITGAVGQGLSLVLHELVTNALKYGALSGKEGNVSVCIEEVDGQIKIAWRECGGPRVDTERKAGFGSSLIAQALSGHGKVDLRYPVSGVECDISLTP, encoded by the coding sequence ATGACGGACCTGAGGCCATTCGAAGAACTGAGCGCGGACCATCTCCGTCTCATCTTGAATACGGCGCATATCGGCATCTGGGAACTCGACCTGGAATCGGGCCACGCATCCAGAAACCACCATCATGACCGGATATTCGGTTATCACGAGGGGCTCGCCGAATGGACTTACGACAAGTTCATCGAACATGTGGTGCCAGAGCAGCGCGAGGAAGTTGATCGCCTTCAGAAGGACGCAATTGCATCCGGGGTAGAATGGGCCTTCGACTGCGCGATCATCACGGCCGATGGCGAGAGAAAATGGATCAGTGCCGCTGGCCGACCTCTTGCCGGACCGGGTGGCGATCCTGCGAAGCTCATCGGTCACGTCATCGACATTTCGGAGACGAAGGAGCGGGAAGCTAGACTCAGTCTTCTGACGGAAGAATTGAACCACCGGGTGCGGAACATGTTGTCCGTGATCAAGTCGATCGTGCGGTTGTCTGCGCGCAAGGCCAATACGGTGAACGACTTTGCGACTGCGCTCGAAGGGCGCGTCGCTTCGCTTGCAAGAAGCCATAGCCTCATGGTGGCGGACGCTTCGGCCAAGCTATGTCCGAGCGAAATTCTGCAGGAAGAGCTGGCTGCTATTCCCGGGATCGAAGATCGCGTGGATGTTCAGATCATAAACGAAGAGGCCATAACCGGCGCGGTCGGTCAGGGTTTGTCGCTCGTCCTGCACGAGCTTGTCACCAATGCCCTGAAATACGGCGCACTCTCCGGAAAAGAAGGAAATGTGAGTGTCTGCATTGAAGAGGTGGATGGCCAAATCAAAATTGCATGGAGAGAGTGCGGAGGTCCGCGGGTCGATACGGAACGCAAAGCCGGGTTCGGCTCTAGCCTGATCGCACAAGCTCTTTCGGGCCACGGAAAGGTTGATCTGCGTTACCCCGTGAGCGGTGTGGAATGCGATATTTCGCTCACGCCGTAA
- a CDS encoding SDR family oxidoreductase produces MQKLNDTLCVVTGGARGIGKAVCAAFVAEGARVVLTDIDVEEGRRAAAELGCEFEKLDVASEADWSVFANSYPAIDLLVNNAGITGFEDGPAAHDPENASLAEWHRVHAVNTDGCFLGCRYALKAMKEKGAGSIINMSSRSGLVGIPGAAAYAASKAAIRNHSKSVALYAAQNGWAIRCNSIHPAAILTEIWEPMLGDGPDREEKMAALVADTPMKRFGTVEEVAALCVYLASPESGYMTGAELTLDGGLLAGSAASPG; encoded by the coding sequence ATGCAAAAATTGAACGACACGCTCTGCGTGGTAACCGGCGGTGCGCGCGGCATCGGCAAGGCCGTGTGTGCGGCCTTTGTAGCTGAAGGCGCGCGGGTCGTGCTGACCGATATCGACGTTGAGGAAGGCCGCAGGGCCGCCGCAGAGCTCGGCTGCGAGTTCGAGAAACTGGACGTGGCGAGCGAGGCGGACTGGAGCGTCTTCGCCAATTCCTATCCCGCGATCGACTTGCTGGTGAACAACGCCGGCATCACCGGCTTCGAGGACGGTCCTGCCGCCCACGATCCCGAAAACGCCAGCCTTGCCGAATGGCACCGCGTCCATGCGGTCAACACCGATGGCTGCTTCCTTGGCTGCCGCTATGCGCTGAAAGCGATGAAGGAGAAAGGCGCGGGCTCGATCATCAACATGTCCTCACGCTCTGGTCTCGTCGGGATACCCGGCGCGGCGGCCTATGCGGCGAGCAAGGCGGCGATCCGCAATCATTCCAAATCGGTCGCGCTCTACGCGGCGCAGAACGGCTGGGCGATCCGCTGCAACTCGATCCACCCCGCCGCAATCCTGACCGAGATCTGGGAGCCGATGCTGGGCGACGGCCCCGACCGCGAGGAAAAGATGGCCGCGCTGGTCGCTGACACGCCGATGAAGCGTTTCGGCACGGTGGAGGAGGTCGCCGCGCTCTGCGTCTATCTCGCTTCGCCGGAAAGTGGCTACATGACCGGCGCGGAGCTCACGCTCGACGGCGGGCTGCTCGCAGGCAGTGCCGCCTCGCCCGGCTAG
- a CDS encoding CCA tRNA nucleotidyltransferase, giving the protein MATLPLADWTKREDLAQLIAALGADNARYVGGAVRDTLLGKAIHDVDLATPLLPHEVIDRCREAGIRTVPTGIDHGTVTAILPAGPVEITTLRRDVSTDGRRATVAFAQDWKDDASRRDFTINALYAHPESLEIDDFFGGVADLECGHVRFIGEAEERIREDHLRILRYFRFQARFGDALDEEAVNACRDLAHTLKGLSRERVAMELLAILALPAPSPTLRLMKDLGVLEVILPEARDRETQCLAQLVETEARGGVEGDAVRRLAALLPPIKSVAESVAARLRLSRQQRARLICAAERREEDAAAPRALAYFEGVEGARDRLLLKGESVAALRDWDVPQLPLKGGEIVARGVGAGPEVARTLRAVEARWVEEGFPDRSRVLELLEQELAAS; this is encoded by the coding sequence TTGGCCACTTTGCCATTAGCAGACTGGACGAAACGCGAAGACCTCGCGCAGCTGATCGCCGCGCTGGGGGCCGACAACGCACGCTATGTCGGCGGCGCGGTGCGCGACACGCTGCTCGGCAAGGCGATCCACGATGTGGATTTGGCCACGCCGCTCCTGCCGCATGAGGTGATCGACCGCTGCCGCGAGGCGGGCATTCGCACCGTGCCGACCGGCATCGACCATGGCACGGTGACCGCAATCCTGCCCGCAGGCCCGGTCGAAATCACCACCTTGCGCCGCGATGTGTCGACCGATGGCCGCCGCGCCACCGTGGCCTTTGCGCAGGACTGGAAGGACGACGCCTCGCGCCGCGACTTCACCATTAACGCGCTCTACGCCCATCCCGAAAGCCTCGAGATCGATGACTTCTTCGGCGGCGTGGCGGACCTCGAATGCGGCCATGTCCGCTTCATCGGCGAGGCGGAAGAGCGCATCCGCGAGGACCATCTTCGCATCCTGCGCTATTTCCGTTTCCAGGCACGCTTCGGCGATGCGCTGGACGAGGAGGCGGTTAACGCCTGCCGCGATCTGGCGCACACGCTGAAAGGCCTTAGCCGCGAGCGGGTGGCGATGGAACTGCTCGCCATCCTCGCCCTGCCCGCGCCCTCGCCCACGCTTCGCCTGATGAAGGACCTCGGCGTGCTCGAAGTCATCCTGCCCGAAGCGCGCGACCGCGAGACGCAATGCCTCGCGCAGCTGGTCGAGACAGAGGCACGCGGAGGTGTGGAAGGCGACGCCGTCCGCCGCCTCGCCGCCTTGCTCCCGCCGATCAAGAGTGTTGCGGAGAGCGTTGCCGCACGCCTGCGCCTCTCGCGCCAGCAGCGCGCCCGACTGATCTGCGCCGCCGAACGCCGCGAGGAAGACGCCGCCGCCCCGCGCGCGCTGGCCTATTTCGAAGGGGTCGAAGGCGCGCGCGACCGGCTGTTGCTGAAGGGCGAAAGCGTCGCAGCACTCCGCGATTGGGACGTCCCGCAGCTTCCGCTCAAGGGCGGAGAGATCGTCGCGCGCGGCGTTGGCGCAGGCCCCGAAGTCGCTCGCACGCTGCGCGCCGTCGAAGCGCGCTGGGTCGAGGAAGGCTTCCCCGACCGGTCCCGCGTCCTCGAACTGCTCGAACAGGAATTGGCCGCTTCATAA
- a CDS encoding sensor histidine kinase: MERELAARGSAIDHLKLAATFAHLGIWELDTATGEAWRNSKHDQLFGYEEKLDSWTYDDFLGHVVDEDRERVDQLYGAALDNGDEWAFECRIRRADGLTRWISAHGRPLEGSEGRPERLIGHVIDITDTKRNEEHLRLVTAELNHRLQNIIASISGLIALAAREGGDRIENAKVLQERLKAIGRSHNLAYNTRNERVSVRDVYTSERASMPELADRVVIDIDERLAIKPQVAERLTLVVHELGTNAVKYGALSNETGRIVITSRVLENGDVELMWAETGGPEASAPERKGFGTRLIQTSLSADAHVEMNYPSKGATCRIVLPSKLVSATLG, encoded by the coding sequence ATGGAACGCGAACTCGCCGCGCGCGGAAGTGCAATCGATCATCTTAAATTGGCGGCGACTTTCGCGCATCTCGGGATATGGGAACTCGACACCGCGACCGGCGAAGCTTGGCGCAATTCGAAGCACGACCAGCTGTTCGGATACGAGGAAAAGCTCGACAGCTGGACCTATGACGATTTCCTCGGCCATGTGGTGGACGAGGATCGCGAGCGGGTCGATCAACTTTACGGCGCGGCCCTAGACAATGGCGACGAGTGGGCTTTCGAATGCCGTATTCGTCGGGCCGACGGGCTGACGCGCTGGATCAGCGCGCATGGGCGTCCGCTGGAAGGCAGCGAAGGAAGGCCTGAACGCCTGATCGGCCATGTCATCGACATCACCGACACCAAGCGCAACGAGGAGCATCTGCGCCTCGTCACGGCCGAACTCAACCACAGGCTGCAGAACATCATCGCGTCGATCAGCGGGTTGATCGCCCTCGCTGCGCGCGAGGGCGGCGACCGGATCGAAAACGCCAAGGTGTTACAGGAACGGCTGAAGGCAATCGGGCGCAGCCACAATTTGGCCTATAACACGCGCAACGAGCGGGTCTCGGTGCGCGACGTCTACACCAGCGAACGCGCGTCCATGCCCGAACTGGCGGACCGGGTGGTCATCGACATCGACGAACGTCTGGCCATCAAGCCGCAGGTGGCCGAACGCCTGACACTGGTGGTGCACGAACTGGGCACCAACGCTGTCAAATACGGCGCTCTGTCCAACGAAACGGGCCGTATCGTTATTACCAGCCGGGTGCTGGAAAACGGCGATGTCGAGCTTATGTGGGCCGAGACCGGCGGCCCCGAAGCGAGCGCGCCCGAACGCAAAGGGTTTGGCACGCGCCTGATCCAGACATCGCTAAGCGCCGATGCGCATGTTGAGATGAACTACCCCTCCAAGGGTGCGACATGCCGGATCGTTTTGCCCAGCAAGCTGGTCTCCGCCACCTTGGGCTAG
- a CDS encoding DUF1285 domain-containing protein, whose amino-acid sequence MVYTPPPELAGMSLADIAEAVAERRLPPVEQWSPENVDDSHMVIRADGTWLHDGSEITRKAMVRAFSGLLNREEDGSYWLVVPYQKLSIEVEDACFIATDVSQVDGDLAFRLNTDELVIAGPENPIRATGDADQPALYLHVRRGCEARLNRSTYEQLARIALAQGDDWTVTSGGETFSLLPG is encoded by the coding sequence ATGGTCTACACCCCGCCCCCCGAACTCGCCGGAATGAGCCTTGCCGACATCGCCGAGGCCGTGGCCGAACGCCGCCTGCCCCCGGTCGAGCAATGGTCGCCCGAGAATGTCGACGACAGCCACATGGTCATCCGCGCCGACGGGACATGGCTGCATGACGGCAGCGAGATTACCCGCAAAGCAATGGTGCGCGCTTTTTCAGGCCTCCTCAACCGCGAGGAAGACGGCAGCTACTGGCTGGTCGTGCCGTACCAGAAGCTTTCCATCGAAGTGGAGGACGCCTGCTTCATCGCCACCGATGTGAGCCAGGTGGACGGCGACCTCGCCTTCCGCCTCAACACCGACGAGCTGGTGATCGCAGGGCCCGAGAACCCGATCCGCGCGACCGGCGATGCCGACCAGCCAGCGCTCTATCTCCACGTTCGCCGCGGCTGCGAGGCGCGGCTGAACCGTTCCACTTACGAACAGCTTGCCCGCATCGCCTTGGCCCAAGGGGACGACTGGACCGTCACCAGCGGCGGCGAGACCTTCTCCCTCCTCCCCGGATGA